One segment of Trichlorobacter ammonificans DNA contains the following:
- a CDS encoding HesA/MoeB/ThiF family protein, which translates to MTDEQIERYSRHIILKEVGGTGQRKLLDGRVLIIGAGGLGAPIALYLAAAGVGTIGIADADDVDLSNLQRQVIHFTPDIGTPKVESARRKMQAINPDVTVVTYKEWISAANIAAIIAEYDFVIDGTDNFAAKFLINDACVLAGKPYSHGGILQFDGQTITVQPGESACYRCIFPEPPPKDAIPTCSRAGVIGVLPGVVGTIQATEAIKFLLGTGELLTNRLLTYSALRMKFREVPLKRSPTCPVCGDHPVITELRDELDALTVCDLETR; encoded by the coding sequence ATGACCGACGAGCAGATCGAGCGGTACTCACGCCATATCATCCTGAAGGAGGTGGGGGGCACGGGGCAGCGCAAGCTGCTTGACGGCCGGGTGCTGATCATCGGCGCCGGTGGCCTGGGGGCCCCCATCGCCCTCTACCTGGCGGCGGCAGGGGTCGGCACCATCGGCATTGCCGATGCCGACGACGTTGACCTCTCCAACCTGCAACGCCAGGTGATCCATTTCACCCCCGACATCGGCACCCCCAAGGTGGAGTCGGCCCGCCGGAAGATGCAGGCCATCAACCCCGACGTCACGGTCGTCACCTACAAGGAATGGATCAGTGCCGCCAACATCGCCGCCATTATTGCGGAGTACGATTTCGTCATCGACGGCACGGACAATTTTGCCGCCAAGTTTCTGATCAACGACGCCTGTGTACTGGCCGGAAAACCGTACTCCCACGGCGGCATTTTGCAATTCGACGGCCAGACCATCACCGTACAACCGGGTGAATCTGCCTGCTACCGCTGCATCTTCCCTGAACCGCCGCCAAAGGACGCCATCCCCACCTGCTCCCGGGCCGGGGTGATCGGGGTCCTGCCCGGCGTCGTCGGTACCATCCAGGCCACCGAGGCGATCAAGTTCCTGCTGGGCACGGGGGAATTGCTCACCAACCGGCTGCTGACCTACAGCGCCCTGCGGATGAAATTTCGCGAAGTGCCCCTGAAACGTTCGCCCACCTGCCCGGTCTGCGGCGACCACCCGGTCATCACCGAACTGCGGGACGAACTGGACGCCCTGACCGTCTGCGACCTGGAGACCCGCTGA
- a CDS encoding M67 family metallopeptidase: protein MLRIPAVIHDELISRAREGAPLEVCGILGGSDATVSLHYPMTNTDASNEHFTMDPKEQFAVVKDLRAKGQTMLAIYHSHPETPARPSEEDIRLALTPDVSYVIISLADAGTPDLKSFRITAGIVQPEPINIIKYQFDRYYKINS, encoded by the coding sequence ATGCTGCGCATCCCGGCCGTGATCCACGACGAACTGATCAGCCGCGCCCGCGAGGGGGCTCCTCTGGAGGTCTGCGGCATTCTGGGCGGAAGCGATGCCACGGTGTCGCTCCACTACCCGATGACCAATACCGATGCCAGCAACGAGCATTTCACGATGGACCCGAAGGAGCAGTTTGCGGTGGTCAAGGACCTGCGCGCCAAGGGGCAGACCATGCTGGCCATCTACCACTCCCACCCGGAAACCCCTGCCCGCCCCTCGGAAGAGGATATCCGGCTGGCCCTGACCCCGGATGTCTCCTACGTGATCATCTCCCTTGCCGATGCCGGGACTCCGGATCTGAAGTCGTTCCGCATCACCGCCGGAATCGTGCAGCCCGAGCCGATCAACATAATTAAATATCAATTCGATAGATATTATAAAATTAATTCTTGA
- a CDS encoding sulfurtransferase TusA family protein, with product MSTTIDLRGVSCPTNFVRAKLALEDLPGHEAEVLLLDDGEAVRNVPLSLEAEGHRLIGLKQSNEGHYILELKKAGH from the coding sequence GTGAGCACCACCATAGACTTGCGCGGCGTCAGTTGTCCCACCAATTTCGTCAGAGCCAAGCTGGCCCTGGAAGACCTGCCGGGGCACGAAGCGGAGGTACTGCTGCTGGATGACGGGGAAGCGGTCAGGAACGTTCCCCTCAGCCTCGAAGCTGAAGGGCACCGCCTGATCGGCCTGAAGCAAAGCAACGAGGGACACTATATTCTGGAGCTGAAAAAAGCCGGCCACTGA
- a CDS encoding sulfate ABC transporter substrate-binding protein encodes MFKKRVTTAIATLALSLLTATAALAANINLLNVSYDPTRELYADFNTAFAAYWKQKTGDTVTIKQSHGGSGKQARSVIDGLEADVVTLALAYDIDAIAEKGLIKPGWQKELPHNSAPYTSTIVFLVRKGNPKKIKNWDDLIKPGVAVITPNPKTSGGARWNYLAAWAFALHQPGGTEAKAREFVSRLFKNVPVLDSGARGSTNTFVQRGLGDVLLAWENEAFLAINELGPDKFEIVTPSESILAEPPVTVIDRVADKRGTRNVAEAYLNYLYSDEGQKIAAKHYYRPISKKVPTKLAKVKLYTIDQAFGGWQKAQKVHFSDGGTFDQIYAARK; translated from the coding sequence ATGTTCAAAAAACGCGTAACAACCGCCATCGCCACTCTGGCCCTGAGCCTGCTCACCGCAACAGCAGCCCTGGCCGCCAACATCAACCTGCTGAACGTTTCCTACGACCCAACCCGGGAACTGTACGCCGACTTCAACACCGCTTTTGCCGCGTACTGGAAGCAGAAAACCGGCGATACCGTCACCATCAAGCAGTCCCACGGCGGCTCCGGCAAGCAGGCCCGCTCGGTCATCGACGGCCTGGAAGCCGATGTGGTCACCCTGGCCCTGGCCTACGACATCGATGCCATTGCCGAAAAAGGGTTGATCAAGCCGGGCTGGCAGAAGGAGCTGCCCCATAACAGTGCCCCCTACACCTCCACCATCGTCTTCCTGGTGCGCAAGGGGAACCCCAAGAAGATCAAGAACTGGGACGATCTGATCAAACCGGGGGTCGCGGTAATCACCCCCAACCCCAAGACGTCCGGCGGCGCCCGCTGGAACTACCTGGCAGCCTGGGCCTTTGCCCTGCATCAGCCCGGCGGCACCGAAGCCAAGGCCAGGGAGTTCGTGAGCAGGCTGTTCAAGAACGTGCCGGTGCTTGACTCCGGCGCGCGCGGCTCCACCAACACCTTTGTCCAGCGCGGCCTGGGCGATGTGCTGCTGGCTTGGGAAAACGAGGCGTTCCTGGCCATCAACGAGTTGGGACCGGACAAGTTTGAAATCGTCACCCCCTCCGAGAGCATCCTGGCCGAGCCGCCGGTGACCGTGATCGACAGGGTGGCGGACAAACGGGGTACGCGGAACGTGGCCGAAGCATATCTGAACTATCTCTACAGCGACGAGGGGCAGAAAATCGCCGCCAAGCACTACTACCGTCCCATCAGCAAGAAGGTCCCCACCAAACTGGCCAAAGTGAAGCTGTACACCATCGACCAAGCCTTCGGCGGCTGGCAAAAGGCCCAGAAAGTCCATTTCAGCGACGGCGGCACGTTTGACCAAATCTACGCTGCAAGGAAATAA
- the coaE gene encoding dephospho-CoA kinase (Dephospho-CoA kinase (CoaE) performs the final step in coenzyme A biosynthesis.), with the protein MRTIGLTGGIATGKSTVAELLAQRGAVVIDADQLSRDAVAPGTPLLQRIAALFGADALQADGSLDRQAVRELIFRDPERRKQLEALLHPAIRELSLRRLEEARQSGAAVAVYMAPLLIEAGAADRVDEIWVVTVRPEVQLERLMTRDGCDRQQAERIVAAQMPLAEKEKYGVVVIDNSGSPEETARQVEEAWQRRIGP; encoded by the coding sequence ATGAGGACAATCGGACTGACAGGGGGTATCGCCACCGGCAAGAGCACGGTGGCGGAACTGCTGGCCCAACGGGGCGCTGTAGTGATCGACGCCGACCAGCTGTCCCGCGACGCGGTGGCGCCGGGCACTCCCCTGTTGCAGCGGATCGCTGCGTTGTTCGGCGCTGACGCGCTGCAGGCCGACGGTTCCCTGGACCGTCAGGCGGTGCGGGAGCTGATCTTCAGAGACCCGGAGCGGCGCAAACAGCTGGAGGCGCTGCTGCATCCGGCCATCCGGGAGTTGTCCCTGCGCCGGCTGGAGGAGGCCCGCCAGAGCGGGGCAGCAGTGGCGGTCTACATGGCACCGTTGCTGATCGAGGCCGGCGCCGCGGATCGGGTGGATGAAATCTGGGTGGTGACGGTCCGGCCCGAGGTGCAGCTGGAACGCCTGATGACACGGGACGGCTGTGACCGGCAGCAGGCGGAGCGGATCGTGGCGGCGCAGATGCCGCTGGCGGAAAAGGAAAAGTACGGGGTCGTGGTGATCGACAACAGCGGTAGTCCCGAAGAAACGGCCCGGCAGGTGGAGGAGGCATGGCAGCGGAGGATCGGCCCATGA